Proteins co-encoded in one Flavivirga eckloniae genomic window:
- the ggt gene encoding gamma-glutamyltransferase — translation MKRLLYVFLLLALCFACKKADKPKKTGLITKNAMVVSARVEASKIGSDILKKGGNAFDAMASMQLALAVAYPYAGNLGGGGFMVYRKSDGEIGSLDFREKAPLAATRDMYLDENGDVLPEKSTLGAMAVGVPGSVAGIFAVHEKFGSLPMEDIIKPSINLAYRGVVVTQKQETRIKKYQPLFLKANKDSIIFSKSWKYGDTIKYPAFAKTLERLLQHGKDEFYKGETAKRLVKFLKENGGIITEEDLARYTVKWRTPTTFMYDDLKIISMPPPSSGGICLAQIMKMIEPYDLDKFGHNSVKAIQVITEAERRAYADRSFYLGDPDFVNIPSDTLISTLYLNDRMQTFSFEKATSSKDVSHGDVQVIESDETTHYSIIDQFGNAVSVTTTINGAYGSKLYCSELGFFLNNEMDDFSSKPGVPNMFGLIGGDANSILPEKRMLSAMTPTIVEKNGKLFMSVGTPGGSTIITSVMQTILNVHEFNMTMQEAVNAPRFHHQWLPDEIRMEPNLFERSLILQLEKLGYPINEKDSPVIGKVDGILVLDDEMLEGGADYRGDDTAVGF, via the coding sequence ATGAAACGACTACTCTACGTCTTTTTATTGTTAGCCCTTTGCTTTGCTTGTAAAAAAGCCGATAAGCCTAAAAAAACAGGTTTAATTACCAAAAATGCCATGGTTGTTTCTGCTCGTGTTGAAGCTTCAAAAATAGGCAGCGATATTCTTAAAAAAGGCGGTAATGCGTTTGATGCTATGGCTTCCATGCAATTGGCTTTAGCCGTTGCCTACCCTTATGCTGGAAATTTAGGTGGTGGTGGATTTATGGTTTATCGAAAATCTGATGGTGAAATCGGATCTTTAGACTTTAGAGAAAAGGCGCCTTTAGCGGCTACAAGAGATATGTATCTGGATGAGAATGGCGACGTACTACCCGAAAAAAGCACCTTAGGAGCCATGGCTGTTGGTGTACCTGGTTCTGTAGCTGGTATTTTTGCTGTTCATGAAAAATTTGGCAGCTTGCCGATGGAAGATATTATAAAACCATCTATTAATCTGGCATACAGAGGCGTTGTAGTTACACAAAAGCAGGAAACCAGAATAAAAAAGTACCAACCTCTTTTCTTAAAGGCTAATAAAGACTCCATTATATTTAGCAAATCATGGAAGTATGGCGATACCATCAAGTATCCTGCTTTTGCAAAAACCTTAGAGCGTCTTTTACAACATGGAAAAGATGAATTTTACAAAGGTGAGACTGCCAAACGTTTAGTAAAGTTTCTTAAGGAAAATGGTGGTATAATAACCGAAGAGGACTTAGCTAGATATACGGTTAAATGGCGTACTCCAACAACGTTTATGTACGACGATTTAAAAATTATTTCCATGCCGCCACCATCTAGCGGTGGTATTTGTTTGGCACAAATAATGAAAATGATCGAACCGTACGATTTGGATAAATTCGGACACAATTCTGTTAAAGCCATACAGGTTATAACTGAAGCAGAGCGTCGAGCCTATGCCGATAGAAGTTTTTATTTAGGAGACCCCGATTTTGTTAACATACCTAGCGATACATTAATAAGTACACTCTATTTAAATGATAGAATGCAAACATTTTCCTTTGAAAAAGCTACATCCTCTAAAGATGTATCACATGGTGATGTTCAGGTTATTGAAAGCGATGAAACCACCCACTACTCTATTATCGATCAATTCGGAAATGCTGTATCTGTAACCACAACCATAAATGGTGCCTACGGATCGAAATTATACTGCTCTGAACTCGGATTCTTTTTAAACAACGAAATGGACGATTTTAGTAGTAAGCCGGGGGTCCCCAATATGTTCGGGCTTATTGGTGGCGATGCCAATAGCATTCTTCCAGAAAAACGCATGTTAAGCGCAATGACGCCAACTATAGTCGAAAAAAACGGTAAATTATTCATGAGTGTTGGTACTCCTGGAGGATCGACTATTATTACCTCTGTTATGCAAACCATTCTTAATGTACATGAGTTTAACATGACCATGCAAGAAGCGGTAAATGCCCCTCGTTTTCATCACCAATGGTTACCAGATGAAATTAGAATGGAACCAAACCTGTTTGAACGCTCCTTAATTCTTCAACTGGAAAAACTAGGATATCCCATAAACGAAAAAGATTCGCCTGTAATAGGCAAGGTCGACGGAATACTTGTTTTAGATGATGAAATGTTAGAGGGTGGTGCAGATTATCGAGGGGATGATACGGCTGTCGGTTTTTGA